The following coding sequences lie in one Danio rerio strain Tuebingen ecotype United States chromosome 25, GRCz12tu, whole genome shotgun sequence genomic window:
- the si:dkey-82f1.1 gene encoding DENN domain-containing protein 2A codes for MPSASTMTGGRALLLCTNTEDCIYQSANGLHCCGLKLDQTQSVVLQRSDLCGVGDSLSSLPSPGHTIMLAHKSPSNPRHIENGLSSKSPRTPSGLKSVASIRDKISQWEGKTETIGSNTQTVALKDAEAGKKTGQPEVQRKDSKRLFNWERQNCGKENGSKFGESLHTSEGPVKEKELILDKSPLGKMTETGQDKKSVLTHIKKLEQAMKETPSKSSFSMPGNYFCPASKEEQEESERRGVEPIFGILDVVRSSGRRSRDPENVYSEPGAPSINPLPKPQRTFQHHTQTNNPTANHSFIKGKRNLPPLPSIPPPPLPSCPPPGVCRRATGRVRDSINRKSYEFEDLLQSAAEGCRTDLYELSKLGLTRTLSEENVYEDILDPPSKENPYEDIELESRCLGSKYPVPSSPSSPIPDTPSKLAAKPGFFRQNSERRSFNLLELRRTGGIASPSRVSPPSTPSSPDDTPCLSGDPYNRRRRKIPKMVQKINGIFEARRGKKRMKRVSQSTESSSGRVTDENSESESDTEEKLKAHSQRLVSVQSMLKQTGRYRTLERDLMDLQERKLFEYFLVVALHKTKAGVPYLPEVTQQFPLKLERSFKFMREAEDQLKVIPQFCFPDAKDWAPVDNFPSETFSFVLTGEDGSRRFGYCRRLLPSGKGRRLPEVYCIVSRLGCFDLFSKILDEVEKRRAISPALVQPFMRGIMEAPFPAPGRTISIKNFLPGSGTEVIDLCRPSDSRLEHVDFECLFSSLSLRLLLRVFASLLLERRVIFTADKLSTLSQCCHAVVALLYPFTWQHTYIPVLPPAMMDIVCTPTPFIVGLLSSSLTRLKELPLEEVLVVDLGSSRFLRQMDDEDSILPHKLQAALEHVLERRKEFASDLADNPSEPGCLSSVVSEAFVRFFVEIVGHYSLFMGGSDRDEESSASSSSSPTPSSFQREAFRKAVSSKSLRRFLEVFMETQMFAGFLQERELRRQGLKGLFEMRAQDYLDSLPGGENRGVNKFLKGLGHKMKFLSKK; via the exons ATGCCATCTGCTAGCACCATGACTGGCGGGAGAGCATTGCTGCTCTGTACAAACACAGAGGACTGCATCTACCAATCAGCAAACGG GCTCCACTGCTGCGGACTGAAGCTTGACCAGACCCAGTCTGTGGTGCTTCAGCGGTCAGACCTGTGTGGGGTCGGGGACAGTCTCTCGTCTCTCCCAAGCCCAGGACACACCATCATGCTTGCCCACAAGAGTCCCTCCAACCCTCGGCACATCGAGAATGGTCTGAGCAGCAAATCTCCCAGGACTCCCTCTGGGCTTAAAAGCGTAGCAAGTATTCGGGACAAGATTTCCCAATGGGAAGGTAAAACTGAGACCATCGGCTCAAACACCCAAACAGTGGCACTGAAGGACGCTGAAGCTGGGAAGAAAACAGGACAGCCTGAAGTACAAAGGAAAGACAGCAAGAGACTTTTCAACTGGGAGAGACAAAACTGCGGCAAAGAGAATGGGAGCAAGTTTGGAGAATCCCTACACACTTCTGAGGGACCCGTGAAGGAAAAGGAACTGATTTTGGACAAATCCCCATTAGGGAAAATGACAGAAACTGGTCAGGATAAAAAGTCAGTGTTGACGCACATTAAAAAACTTGAGCAAGCCATGAAAGAGACTCCTTCCAAATCTTCATTCTCAATGCCAGGCAATTATTTCTGCCCTGCTTCCAAAGAGGAGCAGGAAGAGTCAGAAAGGAGGGGTGTAGAGCCAATCTTTGGGATTCTGGATGTGGTGAGATCCAGTGGCAGGCGAAGTCGGGATCCTGAGAATGTCTACAGCGAACCTGGAGCTCCTTCCATCAACCCCTTGCCAAAACCACAAAGGACCTTTCAACATCACACCCAAACAAACAACCCTACGGCCAACCACAGTTTTATCAAGGGTAAACGGAATCTTCCCCCTTTACCCTCAATCCCTCCTCCCCCCCTACCCTCCTGTCCACCACCTGGAGTCTGTAGAAGGGCAACCGGAAGAGTTCGAGACTCCATTAACAG GAAGTCTTACGAGTTTGAAGATCTTCTACAGTCTGCAGCAGAAGGATGTCGAACAGATTTGTACGAGCTTTCTAAGCTTGGCCTCACACGCACTTTATCAGAGGAGAATGTCTACGAGGATATCTTAG ACCCTCCATCGAAGGAGAACCCATATGAAGATATAGAGTTGGAAAGTCGCTGTCTTGGGAGCAAATATCCGGTTCCTTCTTCCCCTTCTTCTCCCATTCCTGACACCCCATCCAAG CTCGCCGCCAAGCCTGGTTTCTTCAGACAGAATTCAGAGCGACGCAGTTTTAACTTACTGGAGCTGCGCAGGACAGGCGGAATCGCGTCCCCATCACGGGTCAGCCCTCCATCAACACCCAGCAGCCCAGACGACACCCCGTGCCTGTCTGGAGACCCGTACAACCGGCGGCGCAGGAAAATTCCAAAG ATGGTGCAGAAAATCAACGGCATCTTTGAGGCGCGAAGGGGTAAAAAGCGGATGAAAAGGGTCTCGCAGTCCACAGAGTCCAGTTCAGGAAGAG TGACGGATGAAAACAGCGAGTCTGAAAGCGACACAGAGGAGAAACTGAAGG CTCACAGTCAGAGGTTAGTGTCGGTCCAGTCTATGCTGAAGCAGACGGGTCGATATCGCACTTTGGAGAGGGATTTAATGGACCTTCAAGAGAGGAAGCTGTTTGAATATTTCCTGGTTGTGGCTCTTCATAAGACCAAAGCCGGCGTGCCGTATTTACCTGAAGTTACACAGCAGTTTCCTCTTAAG CTGGAGCGAAGCTTTAAGTTCATGCGAGAAGCTGAAGACCAGCTGAAAGTGATCCCGCAGTTCTGTTTCCCTGATGCTAAAGACTGGGCACCTGTGGACAATTTCCCCAG TGAGACATTCTCATTCGTCTTAACCGGAGAAGATGGCAGTCGGAGATTTGGGTATTGTCGACGTTTATTG cCCAGTGGTAAAGGAAGGCGTTTACCTGAGGTTTACTGCATTGTCAGCAGACTGGGCTGTTTTGATCTGTTCTCCAAG ATCCTGGATGAAGTGGAGAAGAGACGGGCCATTTCTCCAGCGCTGGTCCAGCCGTTTATGAGAGGAATCATGGAGGCTCCGTTTCCAGCGCCGGGACGAACCATCAGCATCAAGAACTTCCTCCCGGGTTCAGGAACAGAG GTGATAGATTTGTGCCGGCCCTCAGATTCCCGTCTGGAACATGTGGATTTCGAGTGTTTGTTTTCCTCTCTGAGCTTGCGTCTGCTTCTGCGGGTCTTTGCTTCTCTTCTGCTTGAGCGACGGGTCATCTTTACCGCAGATAAGCTCAG CACTCTCTCCCAGTGTTGTCATGCTGTGGTGGCTCTGCTGTACCCATTCACCTGGCAGCACACCTACATCCCAGTTCTGCCTCCAGCAATGATGGACATCGTCTGCACACCGACACCTTTCATCGTGGGGCTTCTGTCCAGCTCACTGACCCGCCTGAAAGAGCTCCCGCTGGAGGAG GTCCTGGTGGTCGACCTCGGCAGCAGCCGTTTCCTGCGACAG ATGGATGATGAAGACTCGATTCTGCCTCATAAACTGCAGGCGGCGCTCGAACACGTGCTGGAACGGAGGAAAGAGTTCGCCTCTGACCTGGCAGATAATCCTAGCG AGCCCGGTTGTCTGAGTTCTGTGGTGTCGGAGGCGTTCGTGCGTTTCTTCGTGGAGATCGTGGGTCATTACTCCCTCTTCATGGGTGGCAGTGATCGAGATGAAGAATCCTCAGCCTCGTCTTCCTCTTCTCCCACTCCTTCATCGTTCCAGCGCGAGGCGTTCCGTAAAGCCGTCTCCTCTAAAAGCCTGCGCAGGTTCCTGGAGGTCTTCATGGAGACGCAGATGTTCGCCGGGTTCCTGCAGGAGAGAGAGCTGCGGAGGCAGGGCCTGAAAG GTCTGTTTGAGATGAGGGCTCAGGACTATCTAGATTCTCTGCCCGGCGGCGAGAATAGAGGCGTCAACAAGTTCCTCAAAGGTTTAG GACACAAGATGAAGTTTCTGTCCAAAAAGTGA